The Polluticoccus soli sequence CAATATCAACTCTCTGGTTAATATCCTGAAGTGTGCAAAAGAATATAAAGTAAATCACTTCGTATTCTCTTCGTCTTGCTCTGTGTATGGTAATGCTGACAAATTGCCAGTAGACGAAAATGCGCCGCTGAAGGAACCCGAATCGCCTTATGCACGCACCAAACAGATGGGCGAGGCTATCTGTCGCGATTTCGCTAAGATCAATCCTGACTTCAACGTTACACTATTACGATATTTCAATCCGGTAGGTGCACATCCAACAGCACTAATAGGTGAACTGCAGGAAAAGCCTGAAAACCTGGTTCCTGTCATCACGCAAACTGCCATCGGCAAACGCCGCGAAATGCAGGTATTTGGTACGGACTATCCAACACGTGATGGCTCTTGCGTGCGCGATTATATTCATGTCATGGATATTGCCAATGCGCACACCAAAGCATTGCAATACACTATGTCGGGCGATAACGAAACGAACTGCGATGTATTCAATCTCGGCTCTGGTAGTGGCGTTACGGTGTTAGAGCTGATCAACGCTTTCGAGAAAGTGTCGGGAGAAAAGCTGCATTACAAACTCGGCCCGCGCAGGCCCGGAGATGTAGTAGAAGTATATGCAAATAACAGCAAGGCTCGCTGCCTGCTCGATTGGGATATTAAATACTCGCTGGAGGATATGATGGATACTGCGTGGCGCTGGGAACAGAATATGAAGCGCGAAGCTGCCCGTATCAAACTGAATTAATACAAACTAAAAGCCCCGCACTGCGGGGCTTTTTATTATCCAAGATCTATTTCTGTATTATCACCAATATTCAGGCTCTGACTTAGTCCCCGTACAAAGGCATCGCTGCCTATGATAGACGAGTGAAGCACCACTTCTTCCAGCTCAGCGTAAGAACCGATGATGGTGTCTTTAATAATTGAGGCATTGATGTTGGTATGCTCACCAATCGTGACATTCGGCCCAATGATCGAATTGTGGATCTTGCAACCTTCGGCAATGCTTACAGGAGGTATGATCACACTTGTTTCGTGCTTAGGGACTGGAGGCAGGCCTTTATCGGCCATTTGCTTCAACAGGATGGCATTGGTCGACAGCAGTGTTTCTTTCTTACCACAGTCAAACCAGTTGTTTACTCTGAAGGCCTTGAACTCGATGCCATGTTGTATCATGTGCTCCAGCGCAATGGTCAGGTGGTATTCTCCCTCTTCAAACTCGCGGCTATCCAGGTTTTTCTCCAGCGCGTCAAACATCGCCGCTGTTTCTTTGATGTAGTAAACGCCTACCATGGCCATATTCGACTTTGGAATTAGCGGTTTTTCTACCACACGCATCACGATATCGTCGTCGTCCAATTCTGCAACGCCGAAACCACGTGGGTCATCCACCTTGCGCACACCGATCTGTGACACCGGGCTGCTTAGGATCTCTTTTACGTTGTAATCGCAGATGGTATCGCCCAGTACGATGAACACCTCTTCATCGCCTACCAGATCTTTGGTCAGCGAAATGGCATGGCCTGTACCGCGCCTGTCGTTTTGTGTAACGAAGGTGCAGGAAAGCTTGGGGTATGTTTTGTCTATGTAGTTCTGAATTTTCTCTCCGAGGTAACCGATCACGAAAACAAAATCGGTAACGCCTGCATCCAGCAGCTGATCGACAATAACACTTAAGATGGTTTTGCCCGCTATGGGTATCAACGCTTTAGGTTGGGTATATGTTAGCGGACGTAACTTGGTTCCTGCACCGGCAACTGGTATGATTGCTTTCACAAACTAATTTTTTGTATTCAGATCGGCCTATTTCAGCGCGACGAAGTTAAATAAAAAGGAGGGTACTAAGCCCCTCCTTTCAAAAATCTGATAGCTATCAGCGGTATTACATTAAAGCCTTAAAGGCTGTGAATTTGTTGGTTATAGCCACCGAATTGCCCATGATGTTGCCTTGCAGAGCCAGCAGGTCGGTCTGTACCTGGCTTTGTGCAGTTATTTTGGCCTGGATGATCGCTTTATTTGCTTGCGATGAAGCCGCATTCATCTGCTGCTGCAGTTGGCTGATGCTGGTGCTAATGACATTCATGGCGCTGGTAAACCCGGCATTAGCCAGCGTTTGATTGGTGCGCTGGATACCTGCCTCATATTGACTCACACCTGAATTGAATAATATTTTCAGGTCGGTCTGTGTGGTAGGGCTGGTGGTTTGTGCCGTGGTAACTACGCACGAAGCAAAAGCTAAGAAGCACAAAAGAAGTAGGCGTTTCATCAGTATTTTTTTTAAAGTTAATGATTTTCCAGATATAAAACCGGGTTTATTCATTATCTAAGACAGCTGCCTCCTCCCCATATAGTTGGGTCTTATATTTCAAAGATGGCGAAATTATCAGCTGACCGAGTCCAAGCTCTGCCCATTTTGCGTCCACTGATCGTATCGTTTGGTCGTCAGAAGCCAGCACATTTGGCCATGGGCGGGTAAACCCGTCAAAGGCTTTGGTCTTCCGCGTGCCATCCAGTCCAAGGATATTTTTGCGGGCTCCGCCGTAAAAATGATCGCGTTTCGGGTCAAGGTTGTTGCAAAAGCGCCAAAGTGCGTCGGCAATGTCGTCAGCATTTACAGTGTGCTCTACATACAGGATCATTTTGATCCCCAGTAATTCCGGCAATGCGGCAAGGTTGCGGTGTAGTTCTTCCACATGCCCCGGACGATCTTTTTCAACAGACACGAACAGCACAGGTATTTCCCAGTTAGCAGCCAGCTTGTCATTGATGCCTTTTATCTCGGGGAATTGCTGTTGTAGTGCGGCTTTTGAAAAGCCTGAAGCTAATTTGAAAGGCGTAAGCGGTTCTGTTATCTCTTCTTCCCACTTAGCAGTACCATCTATACACATCTTACCGCCAAAACCTAGTTTCGAGCAGCTGTGGTCCAGCACATCCATTGGTCCCTGGCTGAAGTATACATCGGTAGCCGGATTTAGATTATTGAATACATATTTAGCCAGTGCCTTGTAGTCGTCGATCTTCACGTCGCCATCGGCCAGCACCAGTATTTTGTTGAACATCATCTGCCCTGCTCCCCACATGGCGTTCATCACTTTTTGTCCCTGGCCCGCGTATTCTT is a genomic window containing:
- a CDS encoding sugar nucleotidyltransferase translates to MKAIIPVAGAGTKLRPLTYTQPKALIPIAGKTILSVIVDQLLDAGVTDFVFVIGYLGEKIQNYIDKTYPKLSCTFVTQNDRRGTGHAISLTKDLVGDEEVFIVLGDTICDYNVKEILSSPVSQIGVRKVDDPRGFGVAELDDDDIVMRVVEKPLIPKSNMAMVGVYYIKETAAMFDALEKNLDSREFEEGEYHLTIALEHMIQHGIEFKAFRVNNWFDCGKKETLLSTNAILLKQMADKGLPPVPKHETSVIIPPVSIAEGCKIHNSIIGPNVTIGEHTNINASIIKDTIIGSYAELEEVVLHSSIIGSDAFVRGLSQSLNIGDNTEIDLG
- the galE gene encoding UDP-glucose 4-epimerase GalE; this encodes MSKILVTGGCGYIGGHTIVDLIANGFEVISVDDLSKGSLVMLGGVERVVGRPVKNYRVNLCNLDDTETIFIENPDIVGIVHFAAYKSVPESVQQPLRYFENNINSLVNILKCAKEYKVNHFVFSSSCSVYGNADKLPVDENAPLKEPESPYARTKQMGEAICRDFAKINPDFNVTLLRYFNPVGAHPTALIGELQEKPENLVPVITQTAIGKRREMQVFGTDYPTRDGSCVRDYIHVMDIANAHTKALQYTMSGDNETNCDVFNLGSGSGVTVLELINAFEKVSGEKLHYKLGPRRPGDVVEVYANNSKARCLLDWDIKYSLEDMMDTAWRWEQNMKREAARIKLN